Below is a window of Undibacterium sp. YM2 DNA.
ATTGCGCAACCCTCTGAATATCATCAGCATGGCTGCCGTTTCTTGCCCTACTGATGTACGCAACGACATACGCGAGCAGATAGAAAGAGCAGATCATCTGATACAGGATTTGCTCAGTTATTCCGGTGAAGTGCGGCTGACTTGCCAGCCTGTCCATATGGCAGAATTGATTGATAACATCATGACGCAACTACGCCCTACTGCCATGGCGAATAGCGTACAAATCAGCAGCGATATCGAAGAAAATTTACATGGATATATAGACCGCATGCGCACTGAACAAATACTCAACAACCTGCTCAATAATGCACTGGCGATGTTGCGCGGCAGACCAGATGCGCGCATCCATATCGAAGCGTGTACAGACAAACAGATGCTGAGACTGCGCATCTGCGACAACGGCCCTGGCATACCGGCAGAACAAAAAGCCGATTTGTTCCAGGCTTTCAAGAGCCGCCGCCCCGGTGGTACGGGCCTGGGCCTGGCGATAGTGCGCAGGCTGGTGGAAGCCCATGGCGGCAGCGTGGCGCTGATCACTTATCCCGGCTGGAATTGCTGTTTTGAATTTTATCTACCCACATCACCATGACACCATGAGCATGCAAACTATTTTACTGGTCGATGATGAGCCAGCCTTTCAACGCCTGTGTGGCAACTGGCTGGCCAGCCTCGGTTATGTCGTCAAGGTCGCGGCCACGGCAGAACAGGTACATGCCTTGCTGGCGGAGAACAGCTTTGATCTGGTCTTGTTGGACCTAGCCTTGCCGCCCAGTTTCACACCCGATGAAGGCCTGGCGCTATTGCCAGCATTCGCACCTGTACCTGTGGTCGTCATGACTGGTCATGCAGACCGTGAACTGGCGCTGCGTGCCATCAGCCTGGGGGCCTGGGATTTTTTACCCAAGCCACTCGATCCAGACATCTTGCGCGTGGTGGTCGACCGCGCCCTCAACAAAAGCCGCCTGGAACGTGAACTCGCAGTATGGCGCGCCCGCGCCCTGCCGGACGACAATAGCATGGGCCTGATAGGCATCAGTGCCGAGCTGGCGGAACTGCGCTCGCTGATACGCCGCATTGCGCCTACCGATGTACCAGTCATGATTACCGGCCCCAGTGGTACAGGCAAGGAGTTGGTGGCACGCGCCCTGCACGCCCAGGGCAAGCGGGCAGGTAAAGCATTTATTGCGGTACATTGCGGTGCCATACCTGCAGAATTATTCGAGAGTGAATTATTTGGTCACTGCAAAGGCAGCTTCACCGGTGCCGACCGTGACCGCAAAGGACTGATCGCTGCGGCTGATGGTGGCACGCTATTCCTCGATGAGGTAGGTGAAATGCCCCTGCCCATGCAAGTCAAGTTGCTGCGCTTCTTGCAGTCTGGCAGCTTCTTTCCCATAGGTGCACGCACTGAGTTGCGTGTCGATGTGCGCATAGTCGCGGCGACGAACCGTGATCTGGCCGTCATGGTCGAAGAAAAAAGTTTCAGGGATGATTTGTATTACCGCCTCAAAGGCATACAGATGCGCACCCTGGCACTGGTAGACAGAGCAGAAGATATCGCCCTGATAGCCCAGGCAATTGCGGCGCGATCAACACCGCCAAAACGCCTGACGGCTGCGGCACAGGAATGGCTGGTATCCCATGCCTGGCCCGGCAATGTCAGGGAGTTACAGCACTGCCTGCAAACGGCAATGGCACTGGCCGGTGAGATGAACGAGATCGTAGTAGATGATCTGGCACTGGCTTGCGGTGAAGTTGCAAGCGATGCGCCTGCGGTGGATACCGGTTTATTGGAGGAACAGGTGGCTGCACTGGAAAAACGTCTCATCGTCGGCGCGCTGAATGACAACCAGCACAACCATACGCATGCAGCAAAACAACTGGGTATATCCCGCGTCGGTTTGTTGAACAAGATGCGCAGATATGGTTTGCGTGGTTAAGCAACGCATGCTTACTCAGCGCTAATGCGCGGCAGAAAAAAGGCGGCTCAAATCCAGCACAGGTATGCTTTGCCCCTGCTGCTCAAAACAGGAAATCGCCATATCTTCCCAGCCGGCCTCATCGAGGCTGCTGGCCTGCTTATCATCAACCAGCACACGTACCGGCGGTGCCGCGAGGTGTATCGCACCCAGGCCTGCGGTATTACTGACAGCATCATGAAATGCTACCAGAGCGAGAATATTGCCCGTGCAGGCACGTCCCCCAGGCGCACGGGGAGTTGCATGACGGGTACGGCACGTTTTTGCCAAAAGATGATCTCCCGCATATGCGCGGGCGCGAGCGGCACCTCAAAGCTGTCTTGCGCATCCATGATTTGTATGAGCTCACGCTGGCCGATGGCGACTTGCCTCCCATCGCCTACGTCCAGTAACCAGGCATTTGCACTAGACATATTTGCGCTCCATTAATGAGTAGCAGTGATTTGTGCGAAAGCACCATACTGCATTAAATGCCGGGCATCGCTGAGACAGGCCAGGCCGTTTTCAAATGGCATGACAGCCTGCACTGGCGTGTAGCCAGCACGCATGGCAACAGGCAAGGCATAGTCGCTGCCGGATTGCTGATTGAGTACCCTGACATCATCACACAGCAAACCCAGAAAACCCTTGCCGGTAGCCAGCATGACACAGGCGCGGCGTGCTGCAGGTATCTTGTCCAGGGTCTGCAATTCACCATTCAGGCTCAATACCGGCCAGCTTTGTCCCAGGTAAGCGATGCGCCCTATGGCAGGCGCAACTGCATCCTGGCTGACCAGATCAACAACAGATTCCACTGCACAGACATCGCCCTGCGGCAGCATGAGCTGCATATTATCAATACGCAGCAACAGACGGTTGCGTATTTCTGTACTCATCCCCGGCACCATCGCTCCCATGATCAGGCTCCTGTCAGGCGGTTAATATGCTGCAGCAAGGCATCTTCACTGAAGGGTTTGACGAGGTAGGCATCCACCCCGGCGGCATCGCCCTGCTGCCTGTGTTTTTGGGTAGAGCGTGAAGTGATCATGATGATGGGAATGCGCTTGTCGAGCTTGCGGGCGCGTACATGACTGGTCAGCTCCAGGCCATTCATGCGCGGCATTTCCATATCGACCAGGATCACGTCGGGCAGCACTTCGTCGAGTATGGCAACCGCATCCAGGCCATCAATGGCAGTGCGTACTTCGTAACCGGCATCGCGCATGATCTGCGCAGTAGCACGGCGGGCTGACAATGAATCATCGACCACCAGCGCAGTACGCACATGGGCTGCCCGTGAACCTGCCTGTGCTGGCAAGCCAGCGTGGGCATTATCCACATTGACATACTGCTGGGTAGATGCACGCAATAATTCTGGCAAATCAATAACCGGCGCGACGCTACCGTCACCGAGGATGACCGCACCTATCGTGCCCTGGATTCTTGGTACATAGCGGCCAAACTTCTTGACCACGACTTCACGGCCATCGACCAGTTCCTGCACTTGTATTGCGCAGGTCGCGCCGGTATCGGTGCTGACCAGCAAGACCGGGTAGCCATAGCTGCGCGCTTCCTTGCGATGGTCTTGCATGCCCAGCAAGCTATCGAGCTTCAGCAATTTATGCACTGCATCGCCAACACGATAGACAGGCTGGTCAGCCAGCGTATCAATTTGTGCATCAGTGATGTAATGGATGTCAATAATACGACGGCTGGAAATCGCCATCATGTGACCAGCCACGCGCGCCATCAGGGTATGTTCGGACAAGAGGCTGGCAGGCAGGCGCAACTCAACCACCAGGCCCTGGCCTGCGACTGAGCGTAAATTCAACGAGCCTTTCATTTCCAGTATGCGTGCATGCACCATGTCCATGCCTATGCCACGGCCAGAAGTCTGGGTGCTGCTGTCGCGGGTGGAAAAGCCTGGCACGAGTATCAACCGAGCCAACTCTTCTTCAGACAAGATACGCTCGGCACTGATCATCTTTCGCTTCAAGGCAGTACGACGTATCGCCGCATAATCCAGACCGGCACCATCATCCTTGCAACGGACGACAATGGAATTACCTTCGCGGGCAAAGCTCAGTTCTATCAGGCCATCTGCCGGTTTATTCGCAGCCAGCCTGCTGGCAAGTGTCTCTATGCCATGATCGACCGCATTGCGCAGGATATGCATCAGCGGGTCTGTCAGGTCATTGAGCATATTGCTATCGATGTTGGTATTCGCACCCAGGATGTTCAGATTGACCTGTTTATCAAGCAGGCGACAAGTCTGGCGCACACTGCGTTGCAGGCGCGAGACTATGGTCGTGACCGGCACCAGCCGCGTGCGTATCACGGCATGCTGGTTTTCCATTTGCAGGCGGCGCTGTACTTCCAGCAATTCAGCCAGGCCGTGCAATTGTTCGTCGATATGGCTGGACATTTCGAAAGCATCGGTGCGTGCCTCTACCAGTTGTGCGGTAATGGTATGCAGCTCGCTATAGCGTTCAAATTCCAGTGGATCAAAATCACCGTCGGTAGTGCTGATGCTGGCTTTTTTCTGCGGGCTGCTCATGCCACGTACATCAACCAGGGTTTCGAGGTCAGCAATCAGTTTCTGGAACAGGATATCGTGTTTTTGTATGGCTTTTGATTGTTTTTGCGTTTGCTTCAATTGTTCCTGGATTTGCGCATTTGAGATAACATTTTCACCTGCGAGGCGCAGCAGTTCATCCACCACTTTCGCAGGTACACGCAACATCGGTTCAGCCGCATGAGAACCAGGTTCGACCAGGTCTAGTACAGCGCCAGAAGATTGCGGGACCGGGGTATTTGCAACAGGCGCAGCGACTGCTACAGCTTCGCTGTGGACAACAAATTCGCCACTGCGCATATAGCTGACATAATCGCAAATCTGTTGCAGCAGCTGTTGCGACTGTGCCGGTGCTGTACCGCCATCGACCACGGCCTCACCCATGGCTTCGAGACAATCGCCAGCCTCGGTCAGCAATTCTGCCAGTGCATTGTCGGGCAGGCTTTGTTTATCAGTGAGGGCAATCAGTAAATCTTCCAGGTGATGGGTCAGGTTGGCGATACCGGCTATGCCTACGGTGTTGGCAGCGCCCTTCAGGGTATGCGCGGCACGCTTGGCTTGCTCTATGTCCTGCATGCTGCCAGCACCATTTGAAAATTTTTCTATGGCGCTGGTGAAATTACCTACCTGTACAGGCAGTTCCTGCAAGAGACCATCGAATAATTCGGTATTCAAATCATCTGGCAGTTGTATGGACACATCGCCTGCAGTGATGGCAATGACAGCGGCTGCTTCATCTTGATGGTCTGCTATCAGATTGATATTGATGAGTTCTGTGAATAGAGATTCATTGCCGTCCATGACTGCCGTCTGTGACCAGCAAGAATCCATCAACAGGGATAATAATTCCAGTGCCGCGATTTCTTCTTTGGGTGCCAACAGGTAGGCATTCAACTTCGCTGGCAATTCGCCCAGCAAGCTGACTTGCTGCGCATCCAGCGCCTGTGTTTGGGTTGCGACCATGCCTGCCAGCAGGGACAAAAATTGATGCAAGGCAGTCAGGCCTATGGATTCTGAAGTAGCGGCGATACGCAACAAGGCTTCGACATAATTCTGCAATGCCAGACTGCGCTGTTCATCATCACCAGATGCCACGACTGCTGCCAGGTCTTCTGCCAGCATATTACCCATGAGACCGAACTCTTTGGCGAATAGTGCCAGCATATCGCTACTGACTTCCTGTGCGGTGGCGCTGGTCGTTGGCACATCACCCGCATCTACAGCATCTTCTGCCCCCTCCTCTGTGCCTTCATGGTCCACGTCATCCCTGTTGTCGCTCTGTTGCAACTCCGTGTAGGTAGCACCGCTTACTGCTTCTTGCCTGTTCCATGCCGGGTCATACACAAGATCGAGCAGACTGGCTGCGACTTCTGGATTTTCAGCATCAGCAATAGCATCCATGAGCATCAGCGGGAAGCGTTGCAGCAAACCCAGTTCGGTTTCATTGACAGGGTCTGCATGTACGGACCTCATGATGACAACATCGGCAAAAGCCTGGCAGGCATCTGCCACTACGTGCAGGTTCAACTGACTTGCACAACTTGAAAAACCCAGCAACTGCGCCGCATAAGCTTGCAAGGTCGCAGCATCATTGGCGCCGCCCTGGGCAAAGTGCTCATCGGCTGCCAGGCTCATGATGAGGGCGTCCAGCGCTTCATGTAATGCTGAAGTTGATGTATCTGATGTATCTGCGACTATCGAGGATGTTGCTGGCTCAGTGATTTCTGCATCTTCAGCTTGTGCAGCTAGTGCATTGTGTGCATCTGCCTGATTCAATAAAGCGATCTCTGCCGTGGCTGGCGCAGGTACCAGGAACAAAGGGGGAGGCTCTTCCACTTCAGCCAATGGTGTCAGTGGATCACTATTCAGCAATTGCCTGAGCTCACAGGAATCACCAAGGCTCAAAGGAATGGGCCAGCTGGCTGTCGAAAGATGGTCTATCAGGGTTTCTATGTTCTTGTCGCCATGATTCAGGGCATGGCTGGCCAGCAGATCTGGCCATTCGCTGAGCAGGTGATATTCTTCATCCGTGAGACGGCGATTCTGGTTATACAGGCTGATGAGGTTACGTTCTATCAGCGCGCATACCCAGTGCAGACCGGGCATGTCAGCAGCACTGGCTGCCGCGCGTATGCGGCGCAATTGCTCGATATAACAAGCCAGGGCACGCGTGACTACTGCAACATCGGTCGAATGCGTGGCATCGGTTTCCAGCGCATTGAATACCTCATCGAGGGCACCGAGGACAATATGGCTGAAATCTGTAGCCTGGTTTTCTAGCTGTTCCATACTGCCTCAGACGGGTTAGTTGGAAAGAGAGAAACCTGCGCAAATGCATGCGCAGGTTTGAGTGGTGGTATCAGGCTGCCAGTTTGAAAACGCGCACGGTGGACAATAACATCCTTGCATATTCCACCAGGTTGGTGGTTTGTGCCGACTGTTCATCAAGTTGCAAACTGGTTTGCTGATTGGTTTTCTTGATCTGTATCGCTCTGTCCAGCAATTCCTGGCTAGCCTTGGCCTGACCATGGGATTTGATGGCAATCTGCTGTACTGATTCCACCAGCTCAGTGGTCGCATTTTGCGTCGCCTGCATTTGCAGACCGGCTTGTTCTGCCAGACGGCTGCCTTCTACCACCTGGGCAATTGCCGAGTTCATGGTATTGACCGTATCTGAGGTTTCCAGCTGTATGTTATTGACCAGGCCAGAAATTTGCAGCGTCGCTTGCCGCGCATTTTCTGCCAGCCTTTGCACCTCATCCGCAACCACCGCAAAACCACGACCAGCTTCACCGGCAGAGGCCGCATGCATACTCGCATTCAAAGCCAGGATGTGGGTACGTTCTGCAATTGCGTTAATCAGACCGACCACGCCGGAAATTTCTTGCGAACGTTCACCCAGGCGTTTAATCCGTTTTTCTGTTTCACGTATGATGTCGCGGGTACTATTAATACCACCGACCGTGCTGGTTACCGTATCCATCGCCAGTCGTGTTGAGCGTATCGCATTATCAGCAGCGCGGTTGCAGGTTTGGGCCAGATCAGCAATATTGCGCATTTCTTCAGAAGCGGTCGATAATGAAACGGTAGTATGCTCCACTTCCAGCCTTTCTTCTGCTGCCGCGGCCATCACGTTGTCGGACTGGGCTTTCACTTTCAACGTGGCCTCGGTCACGTCGGCAGAAATATTACTGACATCACGCAGCACTTTGGCAGTTTCGCTGGTCAGCATGTTCAAGGCATCAGATACTGCACCTGTCACATCGGCAGATACCGGTACTTTGACAGTCAAATCTCTGCTCGCCAGTTGCGCCACCGCCTGCAACAAGACCAGCACGGATTCATTGAGTTTTTCATTTTCATCTTCGATGGATTTGCGGCTGGCTTCACGTTCATCCACCATCCTGTCAAACTGGCGTGAGAGTTTGCCGATTTCGTCCGGTTGCGTGCTGCGTGCCCTGACGCTGGCATCGCCCTGTGTCAGTTTCTGCATAACGCCGATCAGATGCGATACCGGTTTGGTGATACTGCGCGTCATCCAGTAAGCAACACCCGCTGCCAGCAAGATGGAAAAAGCTGCCACCAGGGCCAGAATGTTTTTCGCACTCAGGTAAGTGCTGTCGGCTGCGGCACCATCCTTGTTCACCAATTTTGTTTGGTAGTCGATCAAGGCATCCATGGAAGAAAACCATTTCTCCTGATCGGCTTGCAGGTTGCCAAGCAGCCAGGCTGTGGCTTCAGTCTTTTTACCTTCAGTCGCCAGGCGCATGAATTCCCTTTGCGAAGTACCATATTTAGTACGTGCTTCAGTCGCTGTCTGGAAGATGCCTTTTTCTTCATCGCTGGCAATCAATTTTTCAAAACCGGCGATGTTTTCTTCCTGGTTCTGTCTGCGTGACAAAATCAGTTGCTGTTCTTTTTCCACTGCCGATTGATCGTTCAGGAGCAGCATATTACGCATGGAACGCGCATTGGCATTAACGTTACCAAGCATCTTGTAGGCCAGCACAACTTTAGGATAGCTACCATCCACAATGCGGTGGGTACCATCATTGATGCTCTTCAGGTTGGACAGGGCCAGCCAGGCCGTTACCGCCAGCAGCAAGAGCACCGCTGTAAATCCCAGACTGAGCCGGATACCAATATTCGGAGTACGTAATTTCATTTTGCTCTCCACAAGAAAAACATCAACAAAGACTGCTTTGTCAGATCAACAGAAGGGAATCAGCCAGGTATTGCGTCAGGTATCCGTACTACGGCTGAGTTTTTCGAAAAAACTTTCATGATTGAAGTCCAGCCAGACCTTGTCATCCTTGACGAAAGCGGCTGGCACATAAGCCTCCAGCGTGGCTGGCAATTGCGGCATCTGGGTAATGGTGCGCAATTCGGTCAGCGGTTGCGGATAACTGTCTATCAGCATGCCAACGGCGTTTTCTGCCTTGTCCAGTATCAGGAACAATTTTGTCGGCGTGACTTCTGACCTGCGGCCACTGAGTACCAGTCCCAGATCAAAAATGGGTACCAGATTGCCGCGCAGGTTGATCAGCCCCAGCAGGAATGCCGGGGCCCCAGGCAGGGGAGCGACTGCCTGGGGTCGTATGACTTCACTGCCTGTTTCGGCCCTGATCAGCAGGTTCAGCGAAGCAACACGATAACCATAGCGCTTTCTTTCCATGAGCGGTGCTACATCGCTCCACAGCAAATCACCCGGAGGAGTAAAGCGTTCCAGCGCAACGCTGGGCGGCAGCCATTCTTTGGATTGCGCTGTATTGCCGGATGTAATCAGACTCATGGCAGCTCCCTGCGTGAGTTGGCAGCGATCGGAAATCAGGTGTCAGGCAGCGATCTTGAGCTGCTCTATGATCTGATCAGCGGTATAAGGCTTGGCGACATAGCCTTTGGCACCTTGCAACTGACCCCAGATCTTGTCGGCCTTTTGCGATTTGCTGCTGACAAAGACGATGGGTATGCCCTTGGTGGCAGGGTCCTGGGTCAGGCTGCGACAGGCTTCATAACCATCCATCTCAGGCATGACGATGTCGAGGAAAATGATGGATGGTTTTTCTGCCTTGGCTTTTTCCAGGGAATCCTTGCCACTGGAAGCCGTGACCACCATATAGCCAGCATCCGTCAGGATGGCTTTGATATTGGCCAGTTCAGTAGCGGAATCGTCAACAACGAGGGCTTTTTTCATGCTCATGATGTACTCCATGTATAGATCAATCAAGCGCCCTGCTCCCCAGGGCATAGGTAAGGATGCTGATGCAGACTGGCTTCAGGTTCCCATGGCCAGTCCGTGGCTCTTGTCCAGACCTGTGCTCTCATCCACAGTGCTCAGGGTCTTTTCTACAACTGCACGAAATTTCAGATGCTCAACCGGCTTGGTCAGATAACTATTGCAACCCGAGATGGAGCCACGTATACGGTCAAAGGGGGAGGACTTGCTGGTCAGCATGACCACAGGTGTACGCTTGGTTTGCGGATGGCGGCGTATGATCTTGCAGATTTCATAGCCATCCGCACCGGGCATGACAATGTCGAGGAAGATGATGTCGTAGTTTTTCTTTTCCAGCATCTGCAGGGCTTGCTCGCCTGTCTCAGCGCAGTCAGAGGCGATTTTCATGGAGCGCAATTCAAGGTCTATCTTGATTCTGGCAGTGGGGCTGTCATCCACGATCAGGGCACGGTGACCACCCTGCAAGACCGAGGCTGAGGGGCTTTTTTGCAGCAGGGGCTGCACATTAGCTGCTTTGTCCATTTCTGCTTTCTGGGCAACTGCTGCACTGACAGGAGATGTTGCAGGCAACACCTTTTCCAGTTCATCTGCTACCTGGTCCAGCAAGGCCAACATCTTGGTAGGAACCAGAGGATGCAATAAATGATATTTGCCAGGCTGTGCCTTGCCTGCATTGGAAATGAATACCGTTGCAGGTTCGGGGATACTGCGTGTTTCTATAAGCTCCTGTAAAGCTGCCCTGGCCTGGCTATTATCCGGATCGAGTATGACAATATCCGGGTCACCAGCCTGGCTGGCATCGAACAAGGCATAGGAATGCCTGCGTCCGCTCGCCATGGTCAGGCTAAGCACGCTGCGCACCAAACGCAATTCATACTCAGACAAACCGAATACACTAATCAGAATTTTTTTAGAAGCGCAGGGGAGCGCCGTAGAGATGCTGTTCATGAGCACATGCCTCTTAACGAAAAACCGCCAATGCGGAATACGGTACCTGGCTGCCCTGCCGTGTTTAGCGAGGGCCCTGTAGTTTTGCGTCCCACGCTTTCGGGTGGTTTGCCTTTAAACAACGCTCACATTCTCACTATGGATTATCTCTTGTACATAGTGAAGAACATCAGCCACAGTGCTTCGTGTGAAGCACCGTTACCCCAATGTAGTTCAAGAATTTGCAGGCTTCAAGGAAAAAGTTAACATTTTTTTGCTTTTCTTTTTTCTTGCAAAAGGTACAAATTTCAGCCGCGCTGGCAAATTTTTGCATACTTTGTCAGCACCTCAACCATGCCCTGCTCCAGGCATTCGACGATGACTGCATGGCCTATGGATACTTCGAGTATGCCGGGTATGGTCAGGAACCTGGCCAGGTTGTCCAGGTTCAGATCATGCCCGGCATTGACGCCCAGACCTGCATCCTGGGCACGTTTGGCGGCAGCGGCAAAGCCTTGCAATATCTGTTCACCTTTTGCTGTGCCAAAGTGCTCTGCATAGGG
It encodes the following:
- a CDS encoding response regulator, encoding MNSISTALPCASKKILISVFGLSEYELRLVRSVLSLTMASGRRHSYALFDASQAGDPDIVILDPDNSQARAALQELIETRSIPEPATVFISNAGKAQPGKYHLLHPLVPTKMLALLDQVADELEKVLPATSPVSAAVAQKAEMDKAANVQPLLQKSPSASVLQGGHRALIVDDSPTARIKIDLELRSMKIASDCAETGEQALQMLEKKNYDIIFLDIVMPGADGYEICKIIRRHPQTKRTPVVMLTSKSSPFDRIRGSISGCNSYLTKPVEHLKFRAVVEKTLSTVDESTGLDKSHGLAMGT
- a CDS encoding chemotaxis protein CheW — protein: MSLITSGNTAQSKEWLPPSVALERFTPPGDLLWSDVAPLMERKRYGYRVASLNLLIRAETGSEVIRPQAVAPLPGAPAFLLGLINLRGNLVPIFDLGLVLSGRRSEVTPTKLFLILDKAENAVGMLIDSYPQPLTELRTITQMPQLPATLEAYVPAAFVKDDKVWLDFNHESFFEKLSRSTDT
- a CDS encoding sensor histidine kinase KdpD, whose amino-acid sequence is MLAAAAGRLDQLLRYAEQEKQRLQQAHLTELGGLAATVAHELRNPLNIISMAAVSCPTDVRNDIREQIERADHLIQDLLSYSGEVRLTCQPVHMAELIDNIMTQLRPTAMANSVQISSDIEENLHGYIDRMRTEQILNNLLNNALAMLRGRPDARIHIEACTDKQMLRLRICDNGPGIPAEQKADLFQAFKSRRPGGTGLGLAIVRRLVEAHGGSVALITYPGWNCCFEFYLPTSP
- a CDS encoding response regulator, producing the protein MEQLENQATDFSHIVLGALDEVFNALETDATHSTDVAVVTRALACYIEQLRRIRAAASAADMPGLHWVCALIERNLISLYNQNRRLTDEEYHLLSEWPDLLASHALNHGDKNIETLIDHLSTASWPIPLSLGDSCELRQLLNSDPLTPLAEVEEPPPLFLVPAPATAEIALLNQADAHNALAAQAEDAEITEPATSSIVADTSDTSTSALHEALDALIMSLAADEHFAQGGANDAATLQAYAAQLLGFSSCASQLNLHVVADACQAFADVVIMRSVHADPVNETELGLLQRFPLMLMDAIADAENPEVAASLLDLVYDPAWNRQEAVSGATYTELQQSDNRDDVDHEGTEEGAEDAVDAGDVPTTSATAQEVSSDMLALFAKEFGLMGNMLAEDLAAVVASGDDEQRSLALQNYVEALLRIAATSESIGLTALHQFLSLLAGMVATQTQALDAQQVSLLGELPAKLNAYLLAPKEEIAALELLSLLMDSCWSQTAVMDGNESLFTELININLIADHQDEAAAVIAITAGDVSIQLPDDLNTELFDGLLQELPVQVGNFTSAIEKFSNGAGSMQDIEQAKRAAHTLKGAANTVGIAGIANLTHHLEDLLIALTDKQSLPDNALAELLTEAGDCLEAMGEAVVDGGTAPAQSQQLLQQICDYVSYMRSGEFVVHSEAVAVAAPVANTPVPQSSGAVLDLVEPGSHAAEPMLRVPAKVVDELLRLAGENVISNAQIQEQLKQTQKQSKAIQKHDILFQKLIADLETLVDVRGMSSPQKKASISTTDGDFDPLEFERYSELHTITAQLVEARTDAFEMSSHIDEQLHGLAELLEVQRRLQMENQHAVIRTRLVPVTTIVSRLQRSVRQTCRLLDKQVNLNILGANTNIDSNMLNDLTDPLMHILRNAVDHGIETLASRLAANKPADGLIELSFAREGNSIVVRCKDDGAGLDYAAIRRTALKRKMISAERILSEEELARLILVPGFSTRDSSTQTSGRGIGMDMVHARILEMKGSLNLRSVAGQGLVVELRLPASLLSEHTLMARVAGHMMAISSRRIIDIHYITDAQIDTLADQPVYRVGDAVHKLLKLDSLLGMQDHRKEARSYGYPVLLVSTDTGATCAIQVQELVDGREVVVKKFGRYVPRIQGTIGAVILGDGSVAPVIDLPELLRASTQQYVNVDNAHAGLPAQAGSRAAHVRTALVVDDSLSARRATAQIMRDAGYEVRTAIDGLDAVAILDEVLPDVILVDMEMPRMNGLELTSHVRARKLDKRIPIIMITSRSTQKHRQQGDAAGVDAYLVKPFSEDALLQHINRLTGA
- a CDS encoding sigma-54 dependent transcriptional regulator, producing MSMQTILLVDDEPAFQRLCGNWLASLGYVVKVAATAEQVHALLAENSFDLVLLDLALPPSFTPDEGLALLPAFAPVPVVVMTGHADRELALRAISLGAWDFLPKPLDPDILRVVVDRALNKSRLERELAVWRARALPDDNSMGLIGISAELAELRSLIRRIAPTDVPVMITGPSGTGKELVARALHAQGKRAGKAFIAVHCGAIPAELFESELFGHCKGSFTGADRDRKGLIAAADGGTLFLDEVGEMPLPMQVKLLRFLQSGSFFPIGARTELRVDVRIVAATNRDLAVMVEEKSFRDDLYYRLKGIQMRTLALVDRAEDIALIAQAIAARSTPPKRLTAAAQEWLVSHAWPGNVRELQHCLQTAMALAGEMNEIVVDDLALACGEVASDAPAVDTGLLEEQVAALEKRLIVGALNDNQHNHTHAAKQLGISRVGLLNKMRRYGLRG
- a CDS encoding methyl-accepting chemotaxis protein, yielding MKLRTPNIGIRLSLGFTAVLLLLAVTAWLALSNLKSINDGTHRIVDGSYPKVVLAYKMLGNVNANARSMRNMLLLNDQSAVEKEQQLILSRRQNQEENIAGFEKLIASDEEKGIFQTATEARTKYGTSQREFMRLATEGKKTEATAWLLGNLQADQEKWFSSMDALIDYQTKLVNKDGAAADSTYLSAKNILALVAAFSILLAAGVAYWMTRSITKPVSHLIGVMQKLTQGDASVRARSTQPDEIGKLSRQFDRMVDEREASRKSIEDENEKLNESVLVLLQAVAQLASRDLTVKVPVSADVTGAVSDALNMLTSETAKVLRDVSNISADVTEATLKVKAQSDNVMAAAAEERLEVEHTTVSLSTASEEMRNIADLAQTCNRAADNAIRSTRLAMDTVTSTVGGINSTRDIIRETEKRIKRLGERSQEISGVVGLINAIAERTHILALNASMHAASAGEAGRGFAVVADEVQRLAENARQATLQISGLVNNIQLETSDTVNTMNSAIAQVVEGSRLAEQAGLQMQATQNATTELVESVQQIAIKSHGQAKASQELLDRAIQIKKTNQQTSLQLDEQSAQTTNLVEYARMLLSTVRVFKLAA
- a CDS encoding PleD family two-component system response regulator: MSMKKALVVDDSATELANIKAILTDAGYMVVTASSGKDSLEKAKAEKPSIIFLDIVMPEMDGYEACRSLTQDPATKGIPIVFVSSKSQKADKIWGQLQGAKGYVAKPYTADQIIEQLKIAA